The Vitis vinifera cultivar Pinot Noir 40024 chromosome 8, ASM3070453v1 genome segment TGTCTTATCATAACTTTAGGTGAGAAATGTAGTCTTAAGTCTTAAGTCTTAAGTCGTAAGAATCAAGTTGATGAGTCAGTGTTgcaatttttcattttaggaCATAATTCTAAGTAAATTTCAACAAACCTTTACAATTACTCATTTGCTTTATGCTAGTATTGATTGATTCATTCATCCTTAGCTTCATAATTTCCCTGACTTAATAATGATTGATTGAGAATCACTTCGggaagtatttttcaaaaacgaTATCTGAAGCatagaattgaaattttgaaaaacagatgGCGCTCAAAGAAAGCGAGTATGCATCGATTACGTCAAACACaaaacaacataatatctccacacGTCCCACCACTCTGCGAAAGGCACGCGCTAACAAGTGCCCTATATATACATATTCACAACTCAAACCGCCAAGCCCATGCTCTACGGCTTTCTCTCCCTTTAAGCATTagttgcaacttgcaatggccaGTACCGGTCCCGAGCGCAGAGAAGAGGAAGATGCCCCCGCCGGCGAAGACGAAGATACCGGAGCTCAGGTCGCTCCAATCGTCAAGCTTGAAGTGGTCGCCGTCACCACCGGCGAAGAAGAAGAGGACGCCATTCTTGATCTGTACAGTTACTTTGTTAAATTCTAGGGTTTTTATTGATGATCTCTAGGGTTTTCTCTGATTGGTTGTTAATCGGAGTGTTTTAGGAAAGCAAAGCTTTATCGATTCGATAAGGAAGGGAAGCAATGGAAAGAAAGAGGCGTTGGAACTGTGAAGTTCTTGAAGCACAAAGGGTCGGGCAAAGTTAGGCTTGTTATGCGCCAATCGAAGACCCTAAAGATCTGCGCTAATCATCTAGGTTActttttatctttgtttttgtttttttgttttttttgatgATTATTGCTCCATTTGTTATCCAAGAAATGCCTGATACAACTATTTGGTTAATTTTCGGTGGATCATTCGGTTCTtaaaaagcttttaaaaaaatttatcattttttttcttctgctttCTTGGAAAACAGACGAAGGTTTCtttgtttccattttctttttatgatcCTGTTTTTGTGTTTCAATATATTCTACTTGTTATGCAGTTCTTCCGACTATGACAGTGCAAGAGCACAGTGGAAACGACAAATCTTGTGTGTGGCATGCAACGGACTTTGCAGATGGTGAACTTAAGGATGAGCTTTTTTGCATTCGATTCGCATCAGTTGAGAGTGAGTGTTCGTTTATATTAGTTATTTCCTTTATCTGCTAGATTTCTGCGTGCGTTTCATATATTTACATTCCCCGTACTTTGTATTATTTAGTGAATCTACTCATGTGTCTGTAAATACAAAAATTGGTTGAGAGTTTTACAAAGTCTGATTTATGGACACTTTCCCCCCCTGGATATTGaccctttctatttttttcatgagTTCTATTCTGTTTTTCTTTGAAGATCAAATCGCTATTTAAGAGAGTGTTTCCTTGGCTAGCGGTTACCCCTGCTCCCCACCCTATTCATGGTGCAATATGCATGCACTCATGAATGGTCCTTTGTGGATGTTTTGAAATGCCAGTTCCAATCCAGAGTCTAGGAGTCATCAGCTAAGGACTTCTGAGTAGTTGGTTCTCTTGGCATTTGGCCTTTGGTTTGAGGTACTATGTCTTGCCTGTCTAGAGGAACAAGGTTAATTGGGGATCTTCTTTCCTTGTTGCTCAAGGGATCAGTGATGCCACATAAGATTGTTGGATGACATCTTCCACAATTGTTCCCCCACTTTTCTCTTCTTGATGCCCAAGATTTCCTCAAGAAGAGAAAAGGTCTTTCATACCTATCCTACTATGTGATTTGGGTATGGATGGGCAACAATTGCCAAGAGTTTGGCAGTTATGGGGAATACAACCTTCATTcaatataaatcattttttttttttcttaagagaaTCATTATactaattgtttaaaatgtacaataaagttaaaaattgatcataaaaggaaaagaggTAAAGTAGTTGTGCATGAAAAGTTACAAACTTTATTCTTACAATGAATattgaagaatttttgtttgaataatttaaatgtttttattaaaaataatgatgattgaTGAATACAAACTTTTAATTGATATATTAGTGTTTTTTTTGAGATAACATGCAAAGACATGTATATTAACAACACATAGAAGTATATATGCCTAGTTAGAATTTTGAtctaaaaaaactcaaaattttttatatttctagaTTTTGTGATGGGCCTATATTATAACTCATGTTTGGTTAAattgaacttttcaaaattctagtatttaa includes the following:
- the LOC100243801 gene encoding ran-binding protein 1 homolog a: MASTGPERREEEDAPAGEDEDTGAQVAPIVKLEVVAVTTGEEEEDAILDLKAKLYRFDKEGKQWKERGVGTVKFLKHKGSGKVRLVMRQSKTLKICANHLVLPTMTVQEHSGNDKSCVWHATDFADGELKDELFCIRFASVENCKTFMEMFQEVAESQGKKEESEDASAAAGLLEKLSVGDSKTEDKGQEEGSLATKEKVAVDKEEVQAEADKKDETESPA